Proteins co-encoded in one Prunus persica cultivar Lovell chromosome G6, Prunus_persica_NCBIv2, whole genome shotgun sequence genomic window:
- the LOC18771966 gene encoding long chain acyl-CoA synthetase 6, peroxisomal isoform X3: MESLHAPQRRLHAIHSHLLPPSTDHPPHSHLHANLTAGEFAHGHGYSVVLPEKLHTGKWDVHRSARSPFNLVSRFADHPQIGTLHDNFVRSVEVFRDYKFLGTRNRVDGTVGEYKWMTYGEAATAREAIGSGLRFHGLEKGACVGLYFINRPEWLIVDYACSAYSFISVPLYDTLGPDAVKYAVNHAGVQAVFCAPQTLSTMLTFVSEIPSVQLIVVVGGMDEHLPSLPSTSRVKLISYLKLISQGRSNLQPFCPPKPEDVATICYTSGTTGTPKGVVLTHGNFIANAAGFCHAVTFYPSDIIANSVKTSGTLRERLFQTAYSSKKQSIMSGSNGSPIWDRLVFNKIKEKLGGRVRFMGSGASPLSPDVMDFLRVCFGCQVIEGYGMTETSCAMSMMDEGDNLSGHVGSPNPACEIKLVDVPEMNYTSEDQPHPRGEICVRGPIVFQGYHKDEIQTKEVIDDDGWLHTGDIGLWLPGGQLKIIDRKKNIFKLAQGEYIAPEKVENVYAKCEFVAQSFVYGDSFNSCLVVIVVVDPDVLKAWAASAGIKYEDLSQLCSDPRARTAVLASMDALGKEAQLRGFEFAKAVTLVLEPFTLENGLLTPTFKIKRPQAKEHFAKAISTMYSELSDAVPAKL; encoded by the exons ATGGAATCTCTACATGCTCCTCAGCGTCGCCTCCACGCCATTCACTCCCACCTCCTCCCTCCCTCAACCGACCATCCTCCTCACTCTCATCTTCACGCTAACCTCACCGCCGGTGAGTTTGCTCACG GGCATGGCTACAGTGTGGTGCTCCCAGAGAAGTTGCACACAGGGAAGTGGGATGTGCAtag ATCTGCACGTTCGCCTTTCAATCTCGTCAGTCGATTTGCTGATCATCCTCAAATTGGGACTTTGCATGATAACTTTGT ACGTTCAGTTGAAGTTTTTAGAGATTACAAATTCTTAGGTACACGAAATCGGGTGGATGGAACTGTTGGAGA GTACAAATGGATGACATATGGAGAAGCAGCCACAGCTCGGGAAGCAATAGGTTCTGGCCTACGCTTTCACGGGTTAGAAAAA GGAGCTTGTGTTGGACTTTATTTCATAAACAGACCAGAGTGGCTGATTGTGGATTATGCTTGCTCTGCATATTCTTTTATCTCAGTTCCTTTATATGATACTCTTG GCCCGGATGCAGTTAAGTACGCCGTAAATCATGCTGGTGTACAGGCAGTCTTTTGTGCCCCACAGACTCTAAGCACT ATGTTAACTTTCGTATCTGAGATTCCGTCTGTACAACTTATAGTG GTTGTGGGAGGGATGGATGAACACTTGCCTTCGCTTCCATCTACATCTAGAGTGAAGCTTATATCATATTTAAAGCTCATCAGTCAG GGCCGCAGTAATCTGCAGCCTTTTTGCCCTCCTAAGCCTGAAGATGTTGCAACCATTTGCTACACAAGTGGTACGACTGGAACACCAAAG GGAGTTGTTTTGACCCATGGAAACTTTATTGCAAACGCTGCTGGATTCTGTCATGCAGTCACATTCTATCCCTCGGATAT AATTGCAAATTCTGTTAAAACATCTGGGACTCTAAGGGAGAGACTGTTTCAAACTGCCTACAGTTCCAAGAAGCAATCCATAATGAGTG GTTCGAATGGATCACCAATATGGGACAGATTGGtgttcaacaaaataaaggaaaagctTGGAGGACGAGTTCGTTTTATGGGATCCGGTGCTTCACCCTTGTCCCCTGATGTCATGGACTTCCTTAGAGT GTGCTTTGGCTGCCAAGTAATTGAAGGATATGGTATGACAGAGACTTCTTGTGCCATGAGCATGATGGATGAGGGTGACAACTTATCTGGCCACGTTGGGTCCCCTAATCCCGCCTGTG aaataaaactgGTGGATGTCCCTGAAATGAATTACACCTCTGAGGATCAGCCCCATCCTCGTGGAGAAATCTGTGTCCGGGGTCCAATTGTCTTTCAAGGCTACCACAAAGATGAAATCCAGAC GAAAGAAGTCATTGATGACGACGGCTGGCTGCATACTGGAGACATTGGTTTGTGGTTACCCGGAGGCCAGCTTAAGATCATTGATAG GAAAAAGAACATATTTAAGTTGGCACAGGGGGAGTATATAGCACCAGAGAAGGTTGAGAATGTGTACGCCAAATGCGAATTTGTTGCTCAAAGTTTTGTATATG GTGACAGCTTCAACTCTTGTCTAGTAGTTATAGTTGTAGTGGATCCAGATGTACTGAAAGCGTGGGCTGCATCTGCAGGCATAAAG TACGAAGATCTCTCACAACTGTGCAGTGATCCAAGAGCAAGGACTGCTGTTTTGGCTAGCATGGATGCCCTTGGAAAGGAGGCTCAG TTGAGAGGTTTTGAATTTGCAAAAGCTGTAACTTTGGTTCTTGAACCATTCACGTTGGAAAATGGCCTCCTCACTCCAACCTTCAAG ATCAAGAGGCCTCAAGCTAAGGAACACTTTGCAAAAGCAATATCAACCATGTATTCTGAGCTATCTGATGCTGTACCGGCAAAACTGTGA
- the LOC18771966 gene encoding long chain acyl-CoA synthetase 6, peroxisomal isoform X2, with amino-acid sequence MESLHAPQRRLHAIHSHLLPPSTDHPPHSHLHANLTAGHGYSVVLPEKLHTGKWDVHRSARSPFNLVSRFADHPQIGTLHDNFVRSVEVFRDYKFLGTRNRVDGTVGEYKWMTYGEAATAREAIGSGLRFHGLEKGACVGLYFINRPEWLIVDYACSAYSFISVPLYDTLGPDAVKYAVNHAGVQAVFCAPQTLSTMLTFVSEIPSVQLIVVVGGMDEHLPSLPSTSRVKLISYLKLISQGRSNLQPFCPPKPEDVATICYTSGTTGTPKGVVLTHGNFIANAAGFCHAVTFYPSDIYISYLPLAHIYERTNQIISVYYGVAIGFYQGDNLKLMDDLVALRPTLFCSVPRLYNRIYAGIANSVKTSGTLRERLFQTAYSSKKQSIMSGSNGSPIWDRLVFNKIKEKLGGRVRFMGSGASPLSPDVMDFLRVCFGCQVIEGYGMTETSCAMSMMDEGDNLSGHVGSPNPACEIKLVDVPEMNYTSEDQPHPRGEICVRGPIVFQGYHKDEIQTKEVIDDDGWLHTGDIGLWLPGGQLKIIDRKKNIFKLAQGEYIAPEKVENVYAKCEFVAQSFVYGDSFNSCLVVIVVVDPDVLKAWAASAGIKYEDLSQLCSDPRARTAVLASMDALGKEAQLRGFEFAKAVTLVLEPFTLENGLLTPTFKIKRPQAKEHFAKAISTMYSELSDAVPAKL; translated from the exons ATGGAATCTCTACATGCTCCTCAGCGTCGCCTCCACGCCATTCACTCCCACCTCCTCCCTCCCTCAACCGACCATCCTCCTCACTCTCATCTTCACGCTAACCTCACCGCCG GGCATGGCTACAGTGTGGTGCTCCCAGAGAAGTTGCACACAGGGAAGTGGGATGTGCAtag ATCTGCACGTTCGCCTTTCAATCTCGTCAGTCGATTTGCTGATCATCCTCAAATTGGGACTTTGCATGATAACTTTGT ACGTTCAGTTGAAGTTTTTAGAGATTACAAATTCTTAGGTACACGAAATCGGGTGGATGGAACTGTTGGAGA GTACAAATGGATGACATATGGAGAAGCAGCCACAGCTCGGGAAGCAATAGGTTCTGGCCTACGCTTTCACGGGTTAGAAAAA GGAGCTTGTGTTGGACTTTATTTCATAAACAGACCAGAGTGGCTGATTGTGGATTATGCTTGCTCTGCATATTCTTTTATCTCAGTTCCTTTATATGATACTCTTG GCCCGGATGCAGTTAAGTACGCCGTAAATCATGCTGGTGTACAGGCAGTCTTTTGTGCCCCACAGACTCTAAGCACT ATGTTAACTTTCGTATCTGAGATTCCGTCTGTACAACTTATAGTG GTTGTGGGAGGGATGGATGAACACTTGCCTTCGCTTCCATCTACATCTAGAGTGAAGCTTATATCATATTTAAAGCTCATCAGTCAG GGCCGCAGTAATCTGCAGCCTTTTTGCCCTCCTAAGCCTGAAGATGTTGCAACCATTTGCTACACAAGTGGTACGACTGGAACACCAAAG GGAGTTGTTTTGACCCATGGAAACTTTATTGCAAACGCTGCTGGATTCTGTCATGCAGTCACATTCTATCCCTCGGATAT TTACATATCCTACCTTCCTTTGGCACACATCTATGAACGAACTAATCAAATTATATCAGTGTACTACGGTGTTGCTATTGGTTTCTACCAGGGG GACAATCTGAAATTGATGGATGACCTGGTTGCACTGAGACCTACATTATTTTGTAGTGTGCCTCGGTTGTACAACAGAATATATGCTGG AATTGCAAATTCTGTTAAAACATCTGGGACTCTAAGGGAGAGACTGTTTCAAACTGCCTACAGTTCCAAGAAGCAATCCATAATGAGTG GTTCGAATGGATCACCAATATGGGACAGATTGGtgttcaacaaaataaaggaaaagctTGGAGGACGAGTTCGTTTTATGGGATCCGGTGCTTCACCCTTGTCCCCTGATGTCATGGACTTCCTTAGAGT GTGCTTTGGCTGCCAAGTAATTGAAGGATATGGTATGACAGAGACTTCTTGTGCCATGAGCATGATGGATGAGGGTGACAACTTATCTGGCCACGTTGGGTCCCCTAATCCCGCCTGTG aaataaaactgGTGGATGTCCCTGAAATGAATTACACCTCTGAGGATCAGCCCCATCCTCGTGGAGAAATCTGTGTCCGGGGTCCAATTGTCTTTCAAGGCTACCACAAAGATGAAATCCAGAC GAAAGAAGTCATTGATGACGACGGCTGGCTGCATACTGGAGACATTGGTTTGTGGTTACCCGGAGGCCAGCTTAAGATCATTGATAG GAAAAAGAACATATTTAAGTTGGCACAGGGGGAGTATATAGCACCAGAGAAGGTTGAGAATGTGTACGCCAAATGCGAATTTGTTGCTCAAAGTTTTGTATATG GTGACAGCTTCAACTCTTGTCTAGTAGTTATAGTTGTAGTGGATCCAGATGTACTGAAAGCGTGGGCTGCATCTGCAGGCATAAAG TACGAAGATCTCTCACAACTGTGCAGTGATCCAAGAGCAAGGACTGCTGTTTTGGCTAGCATGGATGCCCTTGGAAAGGAGGCTCAG TTGAGAGGTTTTGAATTTGCAAAAGCTGTAACTTTGGTTCTTGAACCATTCACGTTGGAAAATGGCCTCCTCACTCCAACCTTCAAG ATCAAGAGGCCTCAAGCTAAGGAACACTTTGCAAAAGCAATATCAACCATGTATTCTGAGCTATCTGATGCTGTACCGGCAAAACTGTGA
- the LOC18771966 gene encoding long chain acyl-CoA synthetase 6, peroxisomal isoform X1, which yields MESLHAPQRRLHAIHSHLLPPSTDHPPHSHLHANLTAGEFAHGHGYSVVLPEKLHTGKWDVHRSARSPFNLVSRFADHPQIGTLHDNFVRSVEVFRDYKFLGTRNRVDGTVGEYKWMTYGEAATAREAIGSGLRFHGLEKGACVGLYFINRPEWLIVDYACSAYSFISVPLYDTLGPDAVKYAVNHAGVQAVFCAPQTLSTMLTFVSEIPSVQLIVVVGGMDEHLPSLPSTSRVKLISYLKLISQGRSNLQPFCPPKPEDVATICYTSGTTGTPKGVVLTHGNFIANAAGFCHAVTFYPSDIYISYLPLAHIYERTNQIISVYYGVAIGFYQGDNLKLMDDLVALRPTLFCSVPRLYNRIYAGIANSVKTSGTLRERLFQTAYSSKKQSIMSGSNGSPIWDRLVFNKIKEKLGGRVRFMGSGASPLSPDVMDFLRVCFGCQVIEGYGMTETSCAMSMMDEGDNLSGHVGSPNPACEIKLVDVPEMNYTSEDQPHPRGEICVRGPIVFQGYHKDEIQTKEVIDDDGWLHTGDIGLWLPGGQLKIIDRKKNIFKLAQGEYIAPEKVENVYAKCEFVAQSFVYGDSFNSCLVVIVVVDPDVLKAWAASAGIKYEDLSQLCSDPRARTAVLASMDALGKEAQLRGFEFAKAVTLVLEPFTLENGLLTPTFKIKRPQAKEHFAKAISTMYSELSDAVPAKL from the exons ATGGAATCTCTACATGCTCCTCAGCGTCGCCTCCACGCCATTCACTCCCACCTCCTCCCTCCCTCAACCGACCATCCTCCTCACTCTCATCTTCACGCTAACCTCACCGCCGGTGAGTTTGCTCACG GGCATGGCTACAGTGTGGTGCTCCCAGAGAAGTTGCACACAGGGAAGTGGGATGTGCAtag ATCTGCACGTTCGCCTTTCAATCTCGTCAGTCGATTTGCTGATCATCCTCAAATTGGGACTTTGCATGATAACTTTGT ACGTTCAGTTGAAGTTTTTAGAGATTACAAATTCTTAGGTACACGAAATCGGGTGGATGGAACTGTTGGAGA GTACAAATGGATGACATATGGAGAAGCAGCCACAGCTCGGGAAGCAATAGGTTCTGGCCTACGCTTTCACGGGTTAGAAAAA GGAGCTTGTGTTGGACTTTATTTCATAAACAGACCAGAGTGGCTGATTGTGGATTATGCTTGCTCTGCATATTCTTTTATCTCAGTTCCTTTATATGATACTCTTG GCCCGGATGCAGTTAAGTACGCCGTAAATCATGCTGGTGTACAGGCAGTCTTTTGTGCCCCACAGACTCTAAGCACT ATGTTAACTTTCGTATCTGAGATTCCGTCTGTACAACTTATAGTG GTTGTGGGAGGGATGGATGAACACTTGCCTTCGCTTCCATCTACATCTAGAGTGAAGCTTATATCATATTTAAAGCTCATCAGTCAG GGCCGCAGTAATCTGCAGCCTTTTTGCCCTCCTAAGCCTGAAGATGTTGCAACCATTTGCTACACAAGTGGTACGACTGGAACACCAAAG GGAGTTGTTTTGACCCATGGAAACTTTATTGCAAACGCTGCTGGATTCTGTCATGCAGTCACATTCTATCCCTCGGATAT TTACATATCCTACCTTCCTTTGGCACACATCTATGAACGAACTAATCAAATTATATCAGTGTACTACGGTGTTGCTATTGGTTTCTACCAGGGG GACAATCTGAAATTGATGGATGACCTGGTTGCACTGAGACCTACATTATTTTGTAGTGTGCCTCGGTTGTACAACAGAATATATGCTGG AATTGCAAATTCTGTTAAAACATCTGGGACTCTAAGGGAGAGACTGTTTCAAACTGCCTACAGTTCCAAGAAGCAATCCATAATGAGTG GTTCGAATGGATCACCAATATGGGACAGATTGGtgttcaacaaaataaaggaaaagctTGGAGGACGAGTTCGTTTTATGGGATCCGGTGCTTCACCCTTGTCCCCTGATGTCATGGACTTCCTTAGAGT GTGCTTTGGCTGCCAAGTAATTGAAGGATATGGTATGACAGAGACTTCTTGTGCCATGAGCATGATGGATGAGGGTGACAACTTATCTGGCCACGTTGGGTCCCCTAATCCCGCCTGTG aaataaaactgGTGGATGTCCCTGAAATGAATTACACCTCTGAGGATCAGCCCCATCCTCGTGGAGAAATCTGTGTCCGGGGTCCAATTGTCTTTCAAGGCTACCACAAAGATGAAATCCAGAC GAAAGAAGTCATTGATGACGACGGCTGGCTGCATACTGGAGACATTGGTTTGTGGTTACCCGGAGGCCAGCTTAAGATCATTGATAG GAAAAAGAACATATTTAAGTTGGCACAGGGGGAGTATATAGCACCAGAGAAGGTTGAGAATGTGTACGCCAAATGCGAATTTGTTGCTCAAAGTTTTGTATATG GTGACAGCTTCAACTCTTGTCTAGTAGTTATAGTTGTAGTGGATCCAGATGTACTGAAAGCGTGGGCTGCATCTGCAGGCATAAAG TACGAAGATCTCTCACAACTGTGCAGTGATCCAAGAGCAAGGACTGCTGTTTTGGCTAGCATGGATGCCCTTGGAAAGGAGGCTCAG TTGAGAGGTTTTGAATTTGCAAAAGCTGTAACTTTGGTTCTTGAACCATTCACGTTGGAAAATGGCCTCCTCACTCCAACCTTCAAG ATCAAGAGGCCTCAAGCTAAGGAACACTTTGCAAAAGCAATATCAACCATGTATTCTGAGCTATCTGATGCTGTACCGGCAAAACTGTGA